TAGAATGGAGTGATTCAGCTTCATCCTTATGGGGTATTTATAATGTTAGAGCCTGAGTGATGGTTCGAAGAGCTTCTATCCACTTCATACTGCTTACTACTTCACGATGTTTATAAGGAAGATCTTTTCGGCATTCTCTTAACCCGAGCTTTTCATTCAGCGTTATGGGAGGGAACAATTATGGCAACGAAAGGTCATAACGAAGTCAAGGAAAGTCTGCGGGAGATGACACGAATTTTCCGGCCTAAGGATCCAAAGAAGTTTGTAAAGGATTACGTCCGGAAATACCATATTATGGGAGGATACGAAGAGGAACTAACCTCAGTGGTAGAACACGAGCTTGGACGAATGGATTCTTCCGTTTCTTAGATGAAATAATGATTATTAACAATAGTGAAAGATCCCTATAGACTGTTTTCTGCGCTAATTATTGCAGATCACGGTTTTTTTTGTGCATAAATAGACATATAAAATGCAATAAATAGACATACAATAGGCAATGAATGTACATATAATAGGGAGAAATTAACTTTGTATTCTCTGTTGGGAGAACGCTTTATAATACTATGTAAACAAATTATTTATAATGTAAACGTTTACAAAAGCTTATTTGGCGCGATTTTTTAAATATTTGAACAATTTGTGAACTGTTCTTGAGTCATTGACAAAGTACTACCATAAACTTATATTAAATAGGTGATTGTTTTTATTGACAGAGCTATGTTTTTCGTGATAATACAGGTGTGTTTCCGTGCATGTGGTCGGTGGTACCTGTGAAATTTGTAAAAGTGGGGTAGATAAATGATGAAATGGTGGCAGCCTGTGAAGCGAATCCTTCCCATGTTAGCGGTGTTTTCCCTGCTGTTAGCTGGTTGTGGCCGTGAGGACTTGTCGGTATTAAGACCGCAAGGACCTGTGGCACAGGGACAGTACGATCTAATGAAGCTTTCAATCTCAATTATGGTTGTGGTATTACTAGTCGTGTTTGTAATTGCGGGATATGTCATGATTAAATTCCGTAGAAGACCGGGTCAGACAGAAATACCTGAGCAAGTGGAAGGCAATTTCAAGCTGGAGATCATTTGGACCGTTATTCCTTTGATTTTAGTGCTAGTTCTTGCAGTTCCTACTGTGCGGGAAGTATTTGCTTTTGCAAATGATCATTCCGATGACAAGAATGCTGTACATGTGAAAGTAACTTCACATCAATACTGGTGGGAATTTGATTATCCTCAGTATGATATTAAGACAGCACAGGATTTGATTATTCCAACGAATAAAGATATTGCGTTTGAATTGAAAACAGTAGATGTGATTCACTCTTTCTGGGTTCCTTCCTTGTCAGGGAAGATGGATACCAATCCAGATGGTACGCTGAATAAGTTCAGCTTCAGTACTGCTAAAGAAGGCGTTTACTTAGGTAAGTGTGCAGAATTTTGTGGTACATCTCATGGTCTTATGGAATTCAAAGTTAAAGCTGTGAGTGAGGATGCATTTGATGCGTGGGTAGCTTCAATGAAAGCACCTGTGGAACCAATCGCTGATCAAGCGCTTGCCCTAACCTTCAAGAACCAATGTTTGTCTTGTCATGCCATTGGTGATCAAGGGGGATCGGCTGGACCGAACCTTACAGGAATTGGTTCGCGTGAAACCGTGGCAAGTATCTTGTTGAATGCAGAAGGTAGTCAAGGTGGAGATCCTGTCGTGGATAACCTCAAAGAATGGCTTCATGATCCGCAATCTGTGAAACCAGGTAATAAGATGCCAGCACCTAAAGATCTCGGACTTACCGATGAAGAAATTGATGGTATTGCGGAGTACTTGGCTAACTCCACATTGAAATAATAATCTCAGTTGGGACTTTAGAAGGGGGTACAAACCTTGGCTCACGCACATAGTGTTAAGCGTTACAAGGGCTTGATGGATTGGCTAACGACAGTCGATCACAAAAAAATAGCTGTTCTTTATTTGCTTGGTGGAACATTGTTTTTTGGTATCGGCGGAATTGAGGCCATAATAATTCGTCTTCAATTAATTAAACCAATGAACGATTTAGTATCTGCTCAAACTTTTAATGAATTAATTACGATGCACGGAACAACGATGATCTTTCTCGGCGTTATGCCAATCATCTTTGCACTAATGAACGCACTTATTCCGTTACAGATTGGCGCACGCGACGTAGCCTTTCCTTTTCTGAATTCCCTCGGATTCTGGACTTTCCTATTCGGGGGACTTCTACTGAATTTAAGTTGGTTTATGGGTGGAGCACCTGATGCCGGATGGACGGCGTATACTCCGTTGTCTGGTACGAAGTTCAGCACGACTCACGGGGTTGACTTTTATACCGTCGGCTTGCAACTCGCAGGACTGGGTACCTTGATTGGTGGTATTAACTTCCTAGCTACTATCATCACCATGCGTGCTCCAGGGATGTCATTCATGCGTATGCCTATGTTTACATGGACTACCTTTATTACTTCCGCGATGATATTGTTTGCCTTCCCTGCGATTACAGTGGGATTGGTACTCTTGACCTTTGACCGGATTCTAGGAGCGAATTTCTTTGACGTTGCAGGTGGCGGTAACCCCATTCTGTGGCAACATATTTTTTGGATATTCGGGCATCCTGAAGTATATGTCTTGATTTTGCCTGCCTTTGGTATTATCTCAGAAGTTATTCCAACATTTGCTCGTAAACGTCTTTTTGGTTATAGTTCCATGGTGTTTGCAACCATCCTTATTGCATTTCTTGGATTCATGGTATGGGCGCATCACATGTTTACAACAGGACTTGGTCCTGTAGCTAACGCCTTATTCTCGATCTCGACGATGTTAATTGCTGTTCCGACAGGGATCAAAATCTTTAACTGGATGTTCACCATGTGGGGCGGTCAAGTGCGATTTACGAGTGCGAACTTGTTCGCTGTTGGGTTTATCCCGACGTTCACCATGGGCGGAATTACAGGTGTTATGCTCGCTTCTGCTCCGGCTGACTTCCAGTTCCATGATACATACTTTGTCGTAGCGCATTTTCACTACGTTATTGTAGGTGGTCTGGTATTTGGATTATTCGCGGGTCTACACTTTTGGTGGCCGAAGATGTTCGGACGTATGCTTAATGAAACGATTGGTAAATGGACGTTCTGGACATTCGCTATCGGATTCCATATGACATTCTTTGTACAACATTTCTTGGGTCTCTTGGGAATGCAACGCCGTGTATTTACGTATTTGCCCAACCAAGGGTTTGATACAATGAATCTAGTGAGTACGTTGGGTGCTATTCTGATGGGCATAGGTGTTATGCTCTTCCTTTTCAATGCGTTTCATTCATTTACTAAGCCTAAGGGTGTGGCGAACGATCCGTGGGAAGATGGACGTACACTAGAATGGTCTATACCATCTCCACCGCCAGAATATAATTTCAAACAAATACCACTAGTACGCGGTCTCGATGCTTTTTGGAAAGAAAAGATGGCTGGACATCAGGAAATGACTCCGGCAGAACCGGTCGGCTCGATCCATATGCCTTCACCAACCATTCTTCCTTTTGTCATGTCCGTGGGTATTTTCATCGCAGGCCTTGGTTTAATGTTCAGTGGTGAGCAATTCTCTAATTCGTTCATGAGCTTCATATTTAATAACTGGATTGTATGTGGATTAGGTCTTCTTATCACTTTCGGTTCTATGGTGCTGAGATCGCTCTTTGACGATCACGGCTGGCATATCGAACTTGAGGAATTGGAAGAGGAGGGAGTATAAGCATGGCATCAGCACACACAGAAGTTGACGGTAAATTGCCAAATGAACCTGAGAAGGCGACATTGGAAGGTCGTAACAAGATACTTGGTTTTTGGCTCTTTCTTGGTGGTGAGGCCGTGCTTTTCGGTACACTCTTTGCCACATTCCTTACGCTTCGTAATCAGACTAATGAGGGTCCAACGGCGAATGAACTGTTCTCATTACCGTTGACTGCCATGGCAACAATGCTCTTGTTAGTAAGTAGCTTGACGAGTGTATTCGCTATTCAGGCTATGCATCGTCATAATCTTCCTTCCTTGATACGATGGTTATTTATCACAGTTTTACTTGGGCTTGTATTTCTAGGCTTGGAAATTTATGAGTTCGCGGAGTATATGATTAAAGATGACTTTGGTATGTCAACGAGTGCGTTTAGCTCGGCTTTCTATACGTTAGTTGGCTTCCACGGAGCTCACGTAGCATTCGGGGTTGTATGGATCGGAATATTGATTGGACAGCTGTACAGAAAAGGATTGACGGTCGTAACCGCGCCGAAAATTTATGTGTCTGCAATTTACTGGCACTTTATTGACGTCGTATGGGTATTTATTTTTACGGTCGTTTACCTACTTGGAAAGGTGGGCTAAAGTATGACTGTAGACCAGCAAACAGAGAACCAAGTGGTTCATCGCAGTACTCGGCATGAGGGTCCTCAAAAACATATTGTTGCCTTTATTTTCTCCATTGTACTCACGGCGATCGCTTTTGCTGCTGTAGCAGCAGGCGACGTGAATCCAACGTTTACAATTTCTCTGTTGTTGTTCATGGCAGTGTTGCAAGTTATTGTGCAGATGGGATTCTGGATGCACTTGAAAGATAAAGGTCATTTGATGCCCATTCTCTTCATGGTCGGTGGATTTTTCGTCGCAGGTACGGCAATTATTACTGCATTGTTCTGGATGTGGTGGTAAAATGAGAAAGAGGTGGCTTGGGCCACCTCTTTTTTTAAATGATAAGGGTTTATGAATTTCACTCTGTATTCGTTAGAAGTTTAAAGTACTATAATAAGATGTAATAGGCGTTCATTCGTGATGTTTGTCACTAATTAGACAGAAAATTACCCGGTGAGTAGGAGGTATTCACATGCTGGGATTAGAATACTTTAGCTTTGCGGACTTGTGGAGTCCTTTGTTTCTAACAGCTATGCTCTTGGTAACAGCTACGTATTTACTCATAACAGGACCTATGAGTGAGAAGTTTGCAACAGCGGAGCCTACTTCAGTAGCTAAGAAGATTATGTTCATGAGTGGGATGTTTCTGCTTTATTTAGCTCAAGGGGGACCTGTTAGTCTATTAGGGCATATGATGTTTTCCTTTCATATGTTGACTATGGCATTCTCCTATCTAGCAGCACCACCATTAATCATGCTGGGTATTCCTACATGGTTGTGGCGAGCTATTCTAAAAGTGAACCCCTTCAAGCCTTTAGGATTTCTAGCGAGGCCTATTGTAGCGGCAGTTCTCTTTAATGGCTTGTTCTCGCTTTATCATATCGCGGTAATCCATGATTACGTGATGTTGAATTTTACTGCGCATCGCTTGTATTATATTGTATTATTCATAACTTCTGTACTGATGTGGTGGACGCTTATCAATCCACTTCCAGAAGGGAAACAAGGGTCAAGTCTGGCAAAAATGGGTTATATTTTTCTGAATATGGTTCTGCTCACCCCAGCCTGTGGTCTAATCATATTTGCTTCGCACACGCTGTATGCGACTTATAGTGATCCTGTTGTATGGGCTGAAGCTATGGGATACTGTATAAGTGGAGATCCAACGGTATTATTGCAAAATTTCGGTGGACCCACTTTCTTTAGCATAATGAGTCCACTGGTTGATCAACAAGTTGGCGGTATCGCTATGAAGTTTATTCAGGAGTTTATTTTTGGATCAATGTTGGCCTATGTATTCTTTCAGTGGTATAGGAAGGAGAACCGTGAAGATGAGGATGCAAAGTCTGATGATCTCTCGGATCAATCTCTGAATCATGTGTAAATTTTAAAGGTCTTTAAGGAGGAACATCATCATGGATTTGTATATTATACTTCCAACCATCAGTACCTCATTCATTGTCATTAGTGCAATACTAGTAGCTATTGGTTGGGGGCTCATTATTAAAGGGAAGAGAGAAGCGCATAAGAAGGTCATGATCGCTGGAGCTATAGCGGCATTATTATTCTTCATTATCTATATGTCCCGAACTATATTCGTAGGTAATACTTCATGGGGCGGTTCAGAGGAGCTTCAGATCTACTATCAGATCTTCCTGATATTCCATATTACACTGGCTACAGTAGCAGCTGTATTTGGAATTACGACACTTGTACTTGGGTTCAAGGAAAAATACTCTAAGCACCGTAAATGGGGTAAGATCACATCCATTATGTGGTTTTTCACCGCGATAACGGGCGTTGCTGTTTATGTACTCCTGTATGTTCTATTCCCGGGCGGACATACGAAACCTGTATGGGAAGTCATCTTGGGGATCTAAATATAGGAAAGTAAAAATTCCCACTACACTTTGCTTGTATTTCTACGAGAAACGGCTTCGCGATCCCTTTAAGGATGGCGAAGCCGTTTCTTCTTGTGTGGAATGTTGAAATTGACGATTGACACTTGAAATAAGTACACTGTATACTGTGTATAAAGATATATACAGTAGACACAGTGAGTGAGAATTTAACCATTCATAGGGAGCGATACTAAGTGAAACAAAAAGTGATGAGAGACGCTTGGATGGTTACTAAAAAAGATTTGAAGAGCGAAAGATTTATGATTCTATGGTCAATTATCTTTATGGTTTATACAGGAGGAGCGACTGGAACTCTAATTGAGAGCGGGCTGAGTCATCAAGACATGGAACAATTCTTTAGCCCCTTCGTTGATAGTATGATGCTTATGCTTATTCCTATGCTGGGGTTTTATTTCTCCAGGAAGTCGTTCAAGTATTTAACAGAGGACTCATATACACAGATGCTTGCGTACTTCCGAACATTACCTATTGCCCCTAATGTCATTATGAGAGCTAGACATATACAGTTGGGAATCGCATTCATTCTGAACAGTATCGTCTTTTTTACCGTCATATATGTTAGTAGTTATCATATTCGATTACAATTATCGATCTTACCGTATATGGCCTTCGCTCTGATATGGATTGGATATTCAATAGCAATAAATGGGTTATATATCTACTTAGAATTTTTGTGTAACGGGAAGAAATATTTCTGGATGACGATGTTCCTTATGTTGATCACGGTCATTGTAGGTTTAGGGATACACTTTATGGGTGTAAATATACTGGAATTAACATTAGATAGTGCCAAAGCGTATGGATTCGGATCACCGTTCATGTGGGCTGCTCTGATCGGGGGAGTAGTTACCCTAGTTCTATGTGGCAAGTTAACACTTCATAAGCTCCAGATGAGAGATCTGGTTTAACAAGGAAATATAACTGAATAGAGTGTAGAAGTGAGGTGTGAAAGGTGTGGATTCCAATTCAAATTAATGAGAATAGTGCGGAGCCGCTTTATCATCAAATTGAGACCCAATTGAGATCGCTCATTATTAATGGACAGATTGAAGAAGGCAAACTTTTACCATCGATCAGGGAATTTGCTGGGGGATTGAACTGTAGTGTCATTACCGTTAGAAGAGTGTATCAGGATTTAGAGAGTGAAGGACTTCTGAGAACGAAGCAAGGGACAGGAACCTTTGTTGCTAAAGTTGGGCAGCCACAACGTGAAATATTTCGAAGGGAAGCTGTAGAAGAAGCCCTAAATAAGGCAGTTGATGTTGGGATCTCTGTTCAGTGTAGTGAGGAAGAATTGAGCAAATTGTTTCTGAGCATTGTGAATCGTAAATATCATGGTGAGGAAGGGGATGAGTAACACATATGGATCAGATCGCAATTGAGCTCCGAGGTGTCAAGAAGGAACGTCGAACCACAACGATTGGGCCACTTAACCTCTCCATTCCTCAAGGCTATGTGATTGGAATGGTCGGTGAGAACGGCGCAGGTAAAAGCACATTAATTCATATGATGATGCAGACCATTATTCCAGATGAAGGAAGTATACAATGGTTCGGAGAATCTTACCAGAGTCCCCTCCCCCTAGGAATTAGACGGAATATTGGATATGTAGCTGAAAATACGAATAGTGAGGAAAATAACTTAACCGTAGAGGAGGCATCTAAATTCCGAGCCTATTGGTACCCTGAGTGGGATCATGAGTTGTTCGAAGAACTGATGACGAAGTTCAAGGTTCCGCGTGGGATGAAGTTGAGCAAGATGTCCAAGGGTGAAAGGCGAAAGTTCGAAATATCAGCGGCGCTGGCGCCTCATCCCAAGCTATTACTACTTGATGAGCCTTCTTCTGGGTTAGACCCTTTTGCCTGGAAAATGATGATGGATGTCCTTAATGAGTATATGATGCAAGGGGATACAACGATTCTGTTGTCCACTCATATTGTAGATGAAGTCAGAAGGCTTGCCGACTACATTATGCTTATGCATCAGGGGCAAGTATATGGCATGTTGGAGAAAGACAGTCTCATGGATAACTGGAAAGAAATATGGGTTAGTGGTGATGCCGATTTGGTAGAGGATTTACCAGGAGTGATAGAGTGGCATCAGGAATCTAAGGGTGTATTGCGAATAATTACGACGGAGTGTCTAAGTGTTGAACGAATTCTTCAGGAATCTGGGATTGCTATTATCAGGACACGAGGTCTAGAGCTTGATGAAATATTAAGTCTATGGATACAAAGACAAATAACTGCCTAAGTGCAGTGAGAGAGGGGTAATATGAATATGGAATCTTTGAAATTGGAACATGTAGTCAAGCAATACGGAGATAAGACAGCAGTAAATCAATTGTCTCTGAAGGTAGAAGAAGGGGAAATCTACGGACTTCTTGGCGCTAATGGAGCGGGTAAAACAACAACAATGAGGATGGTGCTAGGTCTCATTTATCCTGATGGTGGGGAGATAAGTTATAACGGTAAACCACATAGTGCAGAACTTCAGCAAATTATGGGGTACTTACCAGAGGAACGAGGACTTTATCCGAAGGTTAAGGTTAGTGAACAGATTACTTATTTAGCACAGCTTCGGGGAGTGTCTAAGAAACAGGCAGATAAGAACCTTCGTTATTGGCTAGAACGCTTTGAAGTTCCTGAGTATTATGATAAAAAAATAGAAGAGCTCTCCAAAGGTAATCAGCAAAAAATGGGCTTCATAGCTGCTGTAGTACATAGTCCTCAAATTCTTATACTAGATGAAGCATTCAGCGGCTTGGACCCTGTAAATGTAGAGCTATTAAAGTCTACAGTTAAAGAACTACGCGATAAAGGAACTAGCATATTGTTCTCCACTCACCGCATGGAGCATGTAGAGGAACTATGCCAGAACATTACGATTATGCATCGTTCGAATCCGATCATTCAAGGAAGATTGAAAGAAATCAAAGGCAGATACCCGCGTGAGCAAGTCATTCTTAACACAACAAGTGAAGTTACAGGCATAGAGAATATTGCGGGTGTAACGAAGGTAGAGCCACAAGAACAGGGAGGATATGTAATTACCATATCTGACGCATCAGCAGCGCAGCTTATATTGCAAACGGCTATGCAACAAAGTGTAGTAGAGCGTTTTGAAATAAAGGAACCCACATTAAATCAAATATTTATTAAAGAGGTAGGTGAGTCTAATGAATAAGATGGGGA
The nucleotide sequence above comes from Paenibacillus sp. IHBB 10380. Encoded proteins:
- the coxB gene encoding cytochrome c oxidase subunit II; the protein is MMKWWQPVKRILPMLAVFSLLLAGCGREDLSVLRPQGPVAQGQYDLMKLSISIMVVVLLVVFVIAGYVMIKFRRRPGQTEIPEQVEGNFKLEIIWTVIPLILVLVLAVPTVREVFAFANDHSDDKNAVHVKVTSHQYWWEFDYPQYDIKTAQDLIIPTNKDIAFELKTVDVIHSFWVPSLSGKMDTNPDGTLNKFSFSTAKEGVYLGKCAEFCGTSHGLMEFKVKAVSEDAFDAWVASMKAPVEPIADQALALTFKNQCLSCHAIGDQGGSAGPNLTGIGSRETVASILLNAEGSQGGDPVVDNLKEWLHDPQSVKPGNKMPAPKDLGLTDEEIDGIAEYLANSTLK
- a CDS encoding GntR family transcriptional regulator — encoded protein: MWIPIQINENSAEPLYHQIETQLRSLIINGQIEEGKLLPSIREFAGGLNCSVITVRRVYQDLESEGLLRTKQGTGTFVAKVGQPQREIFRREAVEEALNKAVDVGISVQCSEEELSKLFLSIVNRKYHGEEGDE
- a CDS encoding ABC transporter ATP-binding protein; protein product: MDQIAIELRGVKKERRTTTIGPLNLSIPQGYVIGMVGENGAGKSTLIHMMMQTIIPDEGSIQWFGESYQSPLPLGIRRNIGYVAENTNSEENNLTVEEASKFRAYWYPEWDHELFEELMTKFKVPRGMKLSKMSKGERRKFEISAALAPHPKLLLLDEPSSGLDPFAWKMMMDVLNEYMMQGDTTILLSTHIVDEVRRLADYIMLMHQGQVYGMLEKDSLMDNWKEIWVSGDADLVEDLPGVIEWHQESKGVLRIITTECLSVERILQESGIAIIRTRGLELDEILSLWIQRQITA
- a CDS encoding cytochrome c oxidase subunit 3, whose product is MASAHTEVDGKLPNEPEKATLEGRNKILGFWLFLGGEAVLFGTLFATFLTLRNQTNEGPTANELFSLPLTAMATMLLLVSSLTSVFAIQAMHRHNLPSLIRWLFITVLLGLVFLGLEIYEFAEYMIKDDFGMSTSAFSSAFYTLVGFHGAHVAFGVVWIGILIGQLYRKGLTVVTAPKIYVSAIYWHFIDVVWVFIFTVVYLLGKVG
- the ctaD gene encoding cytochrome c oxidase subunit I — protein: MDWLTTVDHKKIAVLYLLGGTLFFGIGGIEAIIIRLQLIKPMNDLVSAQTFNELITMHGTTMIFLGVMPIIFALMNALIPLQIGARDVAFPFLNSLGFWTFLFGGLLLNLSWFMGGAPDAGWTAYTPLSGTKFSTTHGVDFYTVGLQLAGLGTLIGGINFLATIITMRAPGMSFMRMPMFTWTTFITSAMILFAFPAITVGLVLLTFDRILGANFFDVAGGGNPILWQHIFWIFGHPEVYVLILPAFGIISEVIPTFARKRLFGYSSMVFATILIAFLGFMVWAHHMFTTGLGPVANALFSISTMLIAVPTGIKIFNWMFTMWGGQVRFTSANLFAVGFIPTFTMGGITGVMLASAPADFQFHDTYFVVAHFHYVIVGGLVFGLFAGLHFWWPKMFGRMLNETIGKWTFWTFAIGFHMTFFVQHFLGLLGMQRRVFTYLPNQGFDTMNLVSTLGAILMGIGVMLFLFNAFHSFTKPKGVANDPWEDGRTLEWSIPSPPPEYNFKQIPLVRGLDAFWKEKMAGHQEMTPAEPVGSIHMPSPTILPFVMSVGIFIAGLGLMFSGEQFSNSFMSFIFNNWIVCGLGLLITFGSMVLRSLFDDHGWHIELEELEEEGV
- a CDS encoding DUF420 domain-containing protein — its product is MDLYIILPTISTSFIVISAILVAIGWGLIIKGKREAHKKVMIAGAIAALLFFIIYMSRTIFVGNTSWGGSEELQIYYQIFLIFHITLATVAAVFGITTLVLGFKEKYSKHRKWGKITSIMWFFTAITGVAVYVLLYVLFPGGHTKPVWEVILGI
- a CDS encoding cytochrome C oxidase subunit IV family protein — protein: MTVDQQTENQVVHRSTRHEGPQKHIVAFIFSIVLTAIAFAAVAAGDVNPTFTISLLLFMAVLQVIVQMGFWMHLKDKGHLMPILFMVGGFFVAGTAIITALFWMWW
- a CDS encoding ABC transporter ATP-binding protein encodes the protein MESLKLEHVVKQYGDKTAVNQLSLKVEEGEIYGLLGANGAGKTTTMRMVLGLIYPDGGEISYNGKPHSAELQQIMGYLPEERGLYPKVKVSEQITYLAQLRGVSKKQADKNLRYWLERFEVPEYYDKKIEELSKGNQQKMGFIAAVVHSPQILILDEAFSGLDPVNVELLKSTVKELRDKGTSILFSTHRMEHVEELCQNITIMHRSNPIIQGRLKEIKGRYPREQVILNTTSEVTGIENIAGVTKVEPQEQGGYVITISDASAAQLILQTAMQQSVVERFEIKEPTLNQIFIKEVGESNE
- the ctaG gene encoding cytochrome c oxidase assembly factor CtaG encodes the protein MLGLEYFSFADLWSPLFLTAMLLVTATYLLITGPMSEKFATAEPTSVAKKIMFMSGMFLLYLAQGGPVSLLGHMMFSFHMLTMAFSYLAAPPLIMLGIPTWLWRAILKVNPFKPLGFLARPIVAAVLFNGLFSLYHIAVIHDYVMLNFTAHRLYYIVLFITSVLMWWTLINPLPEGKQGSSLAKMGYIFLNMVLLTPACGLIIFASHTLYATYSDPVVWAEAMGYCISGDPTVLLQNFGGPTFFSIMSPLVDQQVGGIAMKFIQEFIFGSMLAYVFFQWYRKENREDEDAKSDDLSDQSLNHV